The window AGAAATCCTCTCTATCAAATAGCGTCAACCACTTTGCAGGTCTTCTCAATGAGATTCCGCGCAACAACCCGAAGCTTGACTCGATGATGTTCCTTCAGCACAACACCACGCAATCTCAGGAACCCGCGAACGTGGGCTTTGAGCCGAGCCCTGTTTGGCATGATGATGCGACCATTATTACAGATGAGGCAGCCAAGATTTTCTTGCGCAATGTCCTGGGGAAGAGCAAGGCACAAGTGCATGAGTTGAGAGTACAGTCCGACCAGAAACGACGTGATGTGGAGACCTCCCGGAGCATCCGGAGGAATATCCAGGAGGGCAAGGATAACCGAAGCGAGGTCGATGTCGTTCGCTCAATATTTTACCTTCAGGAGGCCCTGCATGAAGTCGACCGCAAATGGCTGACGGCGGAGGTTGAAACGGCCACCATCATGGCAGTTGTGGGTGATTTGTCCATCGGGGCTCAGAACCACAACTTCCGGTCACAGACTTTCAAGATTCCAACCAACTGCGATCTCTGTGGAGAGCGGATCTGGGGATTGTCTGCCAAGGGTTTCGACTGCCGGGATTGCGGCTATACATGCCACAGCAAATGTCAGATGAAAGTGCCCGCAGAGTGTCCTGGAGAGCAGAGCAAAGAGGACAAGAAGCGGTTGAAGGTTGAGCGACAGGCCGGCGCCGTGCCTACTGGCGACGTTGGTTCTGCGGCCTCGACCATCGCGCCCTCGCTCCACCGCCAGGATACCATGAACTCTTTGAGTTCGGGCTATGCCGCCAGCACAGCCCGATCTGTCTCCAATGTTCCCGAAAGTCCAGCCGACGCCCCTCCACCCCCAGTCGCCGAGACCAAGCCGACTGCTGCCAAGAATAAAAAAGTACTGGCACCGCCACCCTCGGCGTTCTTCAGTTCGCCACAAGCCACGGAGTCTGGCAATGTTTCCAGGCCGAAACAGCCAAGAGGCAAGATGATGTATGCGTACCAGGCCACTGGAGCAGACGAGGTTACCGTACAAGAaaatgatgatgttgttcTTGTTGAACAAGACGGTATGTTTATTCCTTTTGCGGTCCCTTGACTTGCCTAACTCCCTAACAgatggatctggatggaTACGTGTTCGGGCTGGCGGCAACGAAGGTCTCGTTCCTGCCGCCTATGTTGAAGCAGCACCAACCCCATCACCCATACCATCGGTCAACACCAGTCTGACCGACAGACCGGGCTCGATTTATTCGAGTTCTTCCGCCTCGCTGGCAGGCAGCACTGCCGCCACGAAACGCGTTGGCCCGGCTGTGGCGCCACGCCGAGGCGCCAAGAAATTACAGTATGTGGAGGCGTTGTACGACTACGAAGCTCGCAGCGACGCAGAGTGGACCATGGCCGAGGGTGATCGGTTTGTCCTGATCACCCGTGACAGTGGCGATGGATGGGCCGATGTGGAGCGTGGTGGAGTGACGAAGAGTGTCCCGGCAAACTATATCCAGGAGGCTTAGAGTCTTTGTATAGACTTCCCGTCAGTGACTTCGTTGCATATTGCAGGGGGCGTTGAGGACACATTTGCCAAGTTTATATTTTgattctcttctttttttttttttagcaCGAGGGGGGCATtgaatttttcttttcattgAATATCAACATTGCAGTCATCACAGTCGTATATATATATGCATCATCTCTTCATCCCTATGTGCAAGACCCCTTCCCTCACTCACTCCGACCTAGGCGGAGGAGGAAACCCAGTATCCAAGTGCTCGAAGCCTGTCTCCGGCGACCACATATACCTTGACCAATCCTCAACATGAAACGTGTCATCAGACAAACCCTCTGTCATATCAAcatccaaatcatccaaaCAACCAAGCGACCCATCTCCCAAAGTCAGCGCCGGGTCCAACGGGAAATCAAACGGATTGACGCCCTCTGAGGGTATAACCAGTGTCTGTGCTAATTGAGCATCGGAGATAGACGAGGCAGTGGAGGTAGTAGGGAGGAGGGAATACGCAGGGTCAAATATGATCCCCTGGGGCAGTAAAGAAGAGACATGGTCCTGGTGCGCCAATATCCCCGGCGCCGACTGTGCAAACGACATATTCGGCTGGACCATGCTAGTCTGGGCCCCCACCGCCGAAGATTCCGAGGTAATCGACAGCCGATGGAGCGACGTATAAGACTCTGCACCAGAAGCCTCAGAACCCGACCAGTCTCCCGGCCCG of the Penicillium psychrofluorescens genome assembly, chromosome: 1 genome contains:
- a CDS encoding uncharacterized protein (ID:PFLUO_000609-T1.cds;~source:funannotate) produces the protein MAAADVAPQFGAELKDSFKPVNSWVSNGISWLDEVQQFYRERSLIEKEYASKLTALCKKYYDRKSKKISPLSVGDTPTLTPGSLESASLTTWTTQLNAVESHAADRDRFATDLVAQVAEPLKHAAAQYEEIRKSHVEYHGKLERERDASYGELKKAKGKYDGACQEVESRRKKVESSFDHSKPKAQAAYQQQIMEMNNYKNLYLININVTNKLKEKFFHEYVPEILNGLQDLNETRVTRLNALWILAAQLEKSSLSNSVNHFAGLLNEIPRNNPKLDSMMFLQHNTTQSQEPANVGFEPSPVWHDDATIITDEAAKIFLRNVLGKSKAQVHELRVQSDQKRRDVETSRSIRRNIQEGKDNRSEVDVVRSIFYLQEALHEVDRKWLTAEVETATIMAVVGDLSIGAQNHNFRSQTFKIPTNCDLCGERIWGLSAKGFDCRDCGYTCHSKCQMKVPAECPGEQSKEDKKRLKVERQAGAVPTGDVGSAASTIAPSLHRQDTMNSLSSGYAASTARSVSNVPESPADAPPPPVAETKPTAAKNKKVLAPPPSAFFSSPQATESGNVSRPKQPRGKMMYAYQATGADEVTVQENDDVVLVEQDDGSGWIRVRAGGNEGLVPAAYVEAAPTPSPIPSVNTSLTDRPGSIYSSSSASLAGSTAATKRVGPAVAPRRGAKKLQYVEALYDYEARSDAEWTMAEGDRFVLITRDSGDGWADVERGGVTKSVPANYIQEA